The following are encoded in a window of Castanea sativa cultivar Marrone di Chiusa Pesio chromosome 9, ASM4071231v1 genomic DNA:
- the LOC142610491 gene encoding uncharacterized protein LOC142610491 — translation MITHRGIEVNPDQIKAVLGLHPPQNLKEVQKLAGMIAALNRFISRSAGRCRPFYRLLHKWKDFRWTNECDLAFEDLKQYLSRPPILSTPEKEEVLYAYLAVTNHSVSLVLIRNDDGVQKPIYYVSKSLQEVEQRYLLLEKALLAVVHATRKLPHYFQAHIVVILTQLPLQAIVRKSDYTGRVAKWGTKLGAYDIKYMPRTAIKGQILADFVAEFTEGQVNHEGTMMTVMSIGPESVAPWEVYTDGASNRKGAGIGVVLISPEKLVIEKSLRLGFSATNNEAEYEALLVGAQMVKHLGGKVVRLYCDSRLVAGQVNGEFEAKDERMKSYLKRVQGVLGLFESFKVQQVPRGHNSHADSLAMLATSLGSKLPRMVMVEDLLSSSLTNISAVRVHSVHVGPSWMDPIVTFLQHRILPEDRTVAEKIRRSAPRYWLSEEQKLYRRS, via the coding sequence atgattactcatcggggaattgaagttaatcctgatcAAATTAAGGCTGTCTTAGGCTTGCATCCCCCTCAGAATCTGAAAGAGGTGCAGAAATTAGCTGGTATGATTGCAGCCTTGAACAGGTTTATATCCCGGTCCGCTGGCAGGTGCCGCCCATTTTATCGCCTTTTGCATAAATGGAAAGATTTCCGGTGGACTAATGAATGCGACTTGGCCTTTGAGGACTTAAAACAATACCTGTCCAGACCACCGATATTATCAACGCCCGAGAAGGAAGAAGTGCTATATGCTTACCTAGCCGTCACGAATCACTCCGTAAGTCTTGTCTTAATACGGAATGATGATGGGGTCCAGAAACCGATATATTATGTCAGCAAGTCTTTACAGGAAGTAGAACAGCGATACCTACtgttggaaaaagcgcttctagcCGTGGTGCATGCGACAAGGAAATTgccccattacttccaagctcacatcGTAGTAATACTCACTCAATTGCCTTTGCAAGCTATCGTGAGGAAGTCGGATTACACGGGTCgtgtagcaaagtggggaaccaaaCTGGGAGCTTATgacatcaagtatatgcctcggaCAGCTATCAAAGGGCAAATCCTTGCCGACTTTGTGGCCGAGTTCACGGAAGGTCAGGTTAACCACGAAGGTACCATGATGACAGTAATGTCCATTGGGCCGGAAAGCGTCGCTCCTTGGGAAGTCTACACGGATGGGGCGTCAAATCGAAAGGGAGCCGGGATTGGAGTCGTGCTAATATCTCCTGAAAAGCTAGTcattgaaaaatcattgaggCTGGGATTCtcagccactaataatgaggccgagtacgaggctctcTTAGTGGGCGCCCAAATGGTTAAACACTTGGGAGGAAAGGTAGTGAGGTTGTATTGTGATTCCCGATTGGTAGCAGGGCAAGTTAATGGGGAATTCGAGGCAAAAGATGAGCGAATGAAAAGCTATCTCAAACGAGTTCAGGGGGTGTTAGGTTTATTTGAAAGTTTCAAGGTACAACAAGTCCCAAGGGGACATAACTCTCATGCTGACTCATTAGCAATGCTAGCCACTTCACTGGGTTCGAAGTTACCACGTATGGTCATGGTGGAGGATTTACTGTCCTCTAGCTTGACCAACATCTCGGCAGTACGGGTTCACAGCGTTCATGTTGGACCaagctggatggacccaattGTCACTTTCTTGCAGCACAGAATACTACCTGAAGATAGAACAGTGGCCGAGAAGATACGAAGAAGCGCTCCCCGTTATTGGCTATCAGAGGAGCAAAAACTCTATAGACGTTCCTAG
- the LOC142610331 gene encoding uncharacterized protein LOC142610331, which yields MMAEKGEKTCPICAEEMDFTDQQLKPCKCGYQMCVWCWHHIMEMAEKDGTDGRCPACRAPYDKEKIVGMAANCERLVAERNLERKQKLQKSKPKPSEGRKHLNDVRVIQRNLVYIIGLPLNLADEDLLQHREYFGQYGKVLKVSISRTANGVIQHSSNNSCCVYITYSKEEEAARCIQSVHSFVLDGRSLRACFGTTKYCHAWLKNLPCSNSDCLYLHDYGSLEDSFTKDDLVSAFERSRIQQIIGATNNLHRRSGNVLPSPAFENANTSISTAKPVARSPSNYTSNEVRGPPADNGSGRSSVPPNAASWVMRVSTSLPPVTSISVSGPSNQNPDISDNSQVLPSDVMTERSTLDATKSMIDEESWEVHSNVKLKPIESTKQFVDGNCQVVVSNANAESILDSTRATVTSSKHFSHLLAAKGINQNIAAQSTSTSSLELIKPSYSPGFLKDGSIHADGNVQGLCSDLSSMNNHNHFKQNFCGSVGPESDLTQPKGSQQDDKELSGEASMSTAFMEAALMEGLLGLDDQQPKDFKGIHHQPSISCSPSLYQNLNQPSCHFWQPGEVSKQSNVVQDPRIVCMKHEGDAYQLTSESTVSSNGFNDNKTNILPDFGGTFGSSSMFSEKGLGNLGIYEKPVPGVNNSAESDIGESSIISNILSLDIDTSEDSLTSPHNLVKFLSETGKQHASIKVPNLQKAQDKNQSRFSFARQEDYLNQISHFENSLGSIRHVPNEYSTSRDFVEKKHPYIDTYEHNFSSGSFLESGDYPSNDPFMSSKLPVSRAPTSIPPGFSGPTKATPPGFPSHGRTEQAFDPSAYRLLQNSARTGISGFTEDVESIDPAILEVGKGILKRGLNNTGFNMRPTLSQQFSPFEQDPRLSMLMQQSISPQQNLGFPDNFGNRFSPPHDAYRFSPMLLDQVQPNNPSALLTAQQIGNMQMSNGHWGGWNEVRNVSGLGISELLQNERMGCNKFLPVYEDGKFPMSTFSNLPNREFGM from the exons ATGATGGCtgaaaagggggaaaaaacatGCCCTATATGTGCTGAGGAAATGGATTTCACAGACCAGcaattgaagccatgcaaatgtGGTTATCAG atgTGCGTTTGGTGTTGGCATCACATAATGGAAATGGCTGAAAAAGATGGAACTGATGGTCGTTGTCCAGCATGTCGTGCACCTTATGACAAAGAAAAGATTGTGGGGATGGCAGCAAATTGTGAAAG GTTAGTGGCTGAAAGAAATTTGGAGCGGAAACAGAAACTACAAAAGTCGAAGCCGAAGCCTTCTGAAGGAAGGAAACATCTTAATGATGTTAGAGTTATTCAACGGAACCTAGTGTATATAATTGGATTACCTCTTAACCTTGCAGATGAAGAT CTTCTTCAGCACAGGGAGTATTTTGGCCAGTATGGGAAGGTTTTGAAGGTGTCCATTTCTCGTACAGCAAATGGGGTTATTCAACATTCTTCAAACAACAGTTGCTGTGT GTATATAACATACTCAAAAGAGGAGGAAGCAGCTCGATGTATTCAATCAGTGCACAGTTTTGTGTTAGATGGTAGATCCTTGAG GGCCTGCTTTGGAACCACAAAATATTGCCATGCATGgttaaaaaatttg CCTTGCAGCAATTCAGATTGTTTGTATTTGCATGATTATGGCTCTTTGGAGGATAGTTTTACCAAAGATGACCTAGTTTCAGCCTTTGAAAG GAGTAGAATTCAACAAATCATTGGTGCTACAAATAATTTGCATCGGCGTTCAGGGAATGTTTTACCCTCCCCAGCATTTGAGAATGCCAATACCAGCATATCAACGGCCAAACCAGTTGCAAGAAGTCCTTCAAAT TACACTAGCAATGAGGTTAGGGGACCTCCTGCAGATAATGGCTCCGGAAGATCTAGTGTACCTCCTAATGCTGCCTCTTG GGTCATGCGTGTCTCCACTAGTTTGCCACCAGTGACAAGTATTTCTGTTTCTGGACCTTCCAATCAAAATCCCGATATATCTGATAATTCCCAGGTTCTTCCGTCAGACGTAATGACTGAAAGATCTACCCTTGATGCAACAAAATCTATGATAGATGAAGAAAGCTGGGAAGTGCATTCTAATGTTAAATTGAAGCCAATAGAGTCTACCAAACAGTTTGTTGATGGAAATTGTCAAGTAGTTGTATCCAATGCTAATGCAGAGAGTATTCTAGATTCAACCCGTGCCACTGTGACTTCCAGCAAACACTTTTCTCATCTATTAGCAGCTAAGGGCATCAATCAAAATATTGCAGCGCAATCCACCAGCACAAGCTCTCTTGAACTAATCAAACCATCCTATAGTCCAGGTTTCCTTAAAGATGGAAGTATTCATGCAGATGGGAATGTCCAGGGTTTATGCTCTGATTTATCATCAATGAACAATCATAATCATTTTAAACAGAACTTCTGTGGTTCAGTTGGTCCAGAGAGTGACCTAACTCAACCAAAAGGTTCACAGCAAGATGATAAAGAGCTTTCTGGTGAAGCTTCAATGTCAACAGCTTTTATGGAAGCTGCACTCATGGAAGGCTTACTAGGTTTAGACGATCAGCAGCCAAAGGATTTCAAGGGTATCCATCATCAGCCATCCATCTCTTGTTCGCCTTCTCTGTACCAGAATTTAAATCAGCCAAGCTGTCATTTCTGGCAGCCTGGTGAGGTATCCAAACAAAGTAATGTTGTTCAGGATCCTAGAATTGTTTGCATGAAACATGAGGGAGATGCTTATCAATTGACATCTGAGAGTACTGTATCATCTAATGGCTTCAATGATAATAAAACTAATATTCTTCCTGATTTTGGAGGGACATTTGGTTCATCTAGTATGTTCTCTGAGAAGGGATTAGGGAATTTGGGCATTTATGAAAAACCTGTACCTGGAGTTAACAATAGTGCTGAGTCTGATATTGGAGAGAGCAGCATAATCTCAAATATTTTGTCTTTGGATATTGATACATCAGAAGATTCATTAACCTCCCCTCACAATTTGGTGAAGTTCTTGAGTGAAACTGGTAAACAGCATGCTTCCATTAAAGTACCAAATTTACAAAAAGCACAAGATAAGAATCAGTCCAGATTCTCATTTGCCAGACAGGAGGATTACCTAAATCAAATATCTCATTTTGAGAATTCTTTGGGTAGTATCAGGCATGTGCCCAATGAATATTCCACCTCACGTGATTTTGTAGAAAAGAAGCATCCTTATATAGACACATATGAGCATAACTTTTCATCCGGTAGTTTTTTGGAGTCTGGTGATTATCCCAGCAATGATCCTTTTATGTCCTCTAAACTTCCTG TTTCTAGAGCCCCAACTTCGATTCCACCGGGATTTTCAGGGCCAACCAAGGCAACGCCTCCAGGATTTCCTTCTCATGGGAGAACGGAACAGGCATTTGACCCTTCTG CATATCGTTTGCTGCAAAATTCTGCAAGAACTGGAATTTCTGGCTTCACCGAAGATGTAGAGTCTATTGATCCAGCAATACTGGAAGTTGGTAAAGGGATACTAAAACGGGGGTTGAATAATACTGGCTTTAATATGAGACCAACTCTATCTCAACAGTTTAGTCCTTTTGAGCAAGATCCAAGGCTTAGCATGCTTATGCAACAATCTATTTCACCACAGCAGAACTTAGGATTCCCAGATAACTTTGGGAATAGATTCTCTCCCCCACATGATGCATATAGATTTTCCCCGATGCTTCTAGATCAAGTTCAACCCAACAATCCATCTGCGCTATTGACTGCTCAACAAATTGGTAATATGCAGATGTCAAATGGCCATTGGGGTGGATGGAATGAGGTGAGGAATGTTAGTGGTCTGGGTATATCAGAATTACTTCAAAATGAGAGGATGGGATGTAACAAGTTTCTTCCCGTTTATGAGGATGGAAAGTTTCCAATGTCTACTTTTAGCAATCTACCCAACAGAGAATTTGGGATGtga